One genomic segment of Arachis duranensis cultivar V14167 chromosome 4, aradu.V14167.gnm2.J7QH, whole genome shotgun sequence includes these proteins:
- the LOC107484161 gene encoding uncharacterized protein LOC107484161, producing MMHGFKFSRLFFPSVFGSELLWLLTKSIVSSFLLIRTSVKYHSMHHPAPTITTLAVVDTTPPSRPAPSNGTPAPPTGPIWPPATPFVATHSSTAAFLAWPPTTQQPLVGLLPVLFLVPIHLSSGWFALRSLAILLEKAL from the exons atGATGCACG gTTTTAAGTTTTCCAGGTTGTTTTTTCCTTCTGTTTTTGGGTCTGAGCTTTTGTGGCTTCTAACTAAATCTATTGTATCCAGTTTTCTTCTTATTAGGACTTCGGTGAAATATCATTCCATG CACCACCCAGCCCCAACTATCACCACCCTCGCAGTCGTAGACACTACACCACCCAGCAGGCCAGCACCATCCAACGGCACCCCAGCGCCACCAACAGGACCAATCTGGCCACCTGCAACACCGTTTGTGGCCACCCATAGCAGTACTGCTGCGTTTCTGGCCTGGCCACCCACAACACAGCAGCCACTGGTTGGCCTTCTTCCAGTGCTCTTCCTCGTTCCCATCCACTTGAGTTCAG gtTGGTTTGCATTAAGAAGTTTAGCTATTTTGTTGGAGAAGGCACTATAA